A portion of the Acidisarcina polymorpha genome contains these proteins:
- a CDS encoding nuclear transport factor 2 family protein, with the protein MRLRAKDRSPAVYSRISLAAACTVLPVLLIFATPSRAGTPVNAELPSLPLVPKRESRAVHKQIETLEMQWRQAQIDNDITVMDHLLADDYVGISANGTIETKSQVIAQRKAGTLKITQLDLDDLKVRLYGDTAVVTSKAELQGVNGQSDISGKYRYTRVYNRRLGQWKIISFEASRIHDADERPGRHQ; encoded by the coding sequence ATGCGCCTCCGAGCTAAGGACCGATCGCCTGCAGTCTACTCGCGAATCTCTCTGGCGGCAGCATGTACCGTCCTTCCTGTGTTGTTGATCTTCGCCACGCCATCTCGCGCGGGAACTCCTGTGAATGCCGAACTGCCTAGCCTCCCTTTGGTTCCGAAGCGCGAGTCCCGCGCCGTCCACAAACAAATCGAGACGCTGGAGATGCAGTGGCGGCAGGCTCAGATCGACAACGACATCACGGTCATGGACCATTTACTTGCAGACGACTACGTCGGTATCTCGGCGAATGGCACAATCGAGACGAAATCGCAGGTAATTGCGCAGCGGAAAGCCGGAACCCTCAAGATCACACAACTCGATCTGGATGATCTGAAAGTGCGTCTTTACGGGGACACCGCCGTTGTGACTTCCAAAGCAGAACTGCAGGGAGTCAATGGCCAAAGCGATATCAGCGGAAAATATCGATACACTCGCGTTTACAACCGCCGACTCGGACAATGGAAGATCATCAGCTTTGAAGCCAGCCGTATCCACGATGCGGACGAACGGCCCGGTCGCCACCAATAG
- the dacB gene encoding D-alanyl-D-alanine carboxypeptidase/D-alanyl-D-alanine endopeptidase yields MGNATLRPTMNLRKLFLFVFISAHMVAGAPHKSAAARSRTSLAKAIDVILEDPAISRAHWGISVTTLEGKPLYAFNDGQSFEPASNAKLFTTAAAFAVFSPATRFTTKVISRGSIDPQGTLDGDIILEGAGDPSISGRSWPYAGKTERPDPPLQALDALADQVVKSGMVRRVTGRVVGDDRWFPFERYGAGWGWDDLQWEYGAPVSALSVNDNVVYLDLMPGEKPGDPIAATWNPPVPYYALENGALTGPAAPKPELGLDRQPGSKIVRLYGVLPVNSKGVHLALAIEDPAEFAALAFRQILIDHGIAVVGASAAEHSFPFSTTEFLKEVKMPLPSNLASGRPLAAPVEASAERVLATYASPPLSQDLMVVNKVSQNLHAELILHDLGRSVLNDGSTAAGARVVRQFLMQAGVDPSDFLFFDGSGLSPQDLITPRAATTLLVYAARQPWGGEFRATLPIAGVDGTLAARFQQSPVKAKLLAKTGTLAEVNTLSGYLTTRSGKTVVLSILCNDHDPAGDGARKATDRIIEAIYAAL; encoded by the coding sequence ATGGGCAATGCTACACTCCGGCCAACGATGAACCTCCGCAAACTGTTCCTGTTCGTCTTCATTTCTGCGCACATGGTTGCGGGGGCGCCCCACAAATCTGCAGCCGCGAGGAGCCGCACTTCTCTCGCCAAGGCCATTGACGTCATTCTCGAGGATCCTGCAATCTCCCGCGCTCACTGGGGCATCTCCGTTACGACTTTGGAAGGGAAACCCCTCTATGCTTTCAACGACGGCCAGTCGTTTGAACCAGCTTCGAATGCCAAGCTCTTTACCACCGCGGCTGCTTTCGCAGTCTTCTCGCCCGCTACCCGTTTCACAACTAAGGTGATCAGTCGCGGCTCCATCGATCCGCAAGGGACGCTCGATGGCGACATCATTCTAGAGGGTGCGGGCGATCCTTCGATCTCGGGGCGCTCCTGGCCTTATGCGGGAAAGACGGAACGTCCAGATCCGCCACTGCAGGCGCTCGACGCGTTAGCCGATCAAGTGGTGAAATCCGGCATGGTTCGCCGGGTGACCGGCCGAGTGGTCGGCGACGACCGCTGGTTTCCTTTCGAACGCTATGGCGCCGGCTGGGGATGGGACGATCTGCAATGGGAATATGGCGCGCCAGTCTCCGCGCTCAGTGTCAACGACAATGTCGTGTATCTGGATCTGATGCCAGGCGAGAAGCCGGGCGATCCCATCGCCGCCACCTGGAATCCTCCAGTTCCTTACTATGCTTTGGAAAACGGCGCCCTTACCGGGCCCGCTGCTCCGAAGCCTGAACTCGGTCTGGACCGCCAGCCCGGCTCTAAAATTGTTCGGCTCTATGGCGTTCTTCCGGTGAATAGCAAAGGCGTTCACCTTGCGCTAGCCATCGAGGATCCGGCGGAGTTTGCCGCCCTCGCCTTCCGCCAGATCCTGATCGATCATGGCATCGCAGTAGTCGGAGCCTCGGCTGCCGAGCATAGTTTTCCGTTTTCAACCACCGAGTTTCTTAAGGAGGTGAAGATGCCACTGCCCTCGAACCTGGCATCGGGCCGGCCGCTCGCGGCTCCGGTCGAGGCATCCGCAGAGCGCGTGCTGGCCACCTATGCCTCGCCTCCGCTGAGCCAGGACCTGATGGTGGTGAACAAGGTTAGCCAGAACCTGCATGCCGAGTTGATTCTTCACGATCTCGGCAGATCGGTTCTCAACGATGGATCGACTGCCGCCGGAGCGCGAGTGGTGCGCCAGTTCCTGATGCAAGCCGGGGTCGATCCCTCCGACTTCTTGTTCTTCGATGGATCGGGTTTGTCACCTCAGGACTTGATTACTCCACGGGCGGCAACCACTCTGCTCGTCTATGCCGCTCGCCAGCCTTGGGGAGGCGAGTTTCGTGCTACCTTGCCCATCGCCGGGGTGGATGGCACTCTAGCGGCGCGCTTTCAGCAGTCGCCGGTTAAGGCCAAGCTTCTGGCCAAAACCGGAACGCTCGCCGAAGTCAATACTCTGAGCGGCTATCTCACCACTCGCAGTGGCAAGACAGTCGTACTCTCGATCCTCTGTAATGATCATGACCCGGCCGGCGACGGAGCTCGCAAAGCCACCGACAGGATTATCGAGGCCATCTATGCGGCGCTTTGA
- a CDS encoding response regulator: MTTEQDQPQAASGPQQEGQAPQGPSQGHRRRRRRRKAQSGSNAIKGQPSPQPNGQATAPANGQSNGQGAPTQKQKSSNQGRFSGKNNNGGGNNGGNGQGSGSRRKSKPRRQQVFVGPMDHSYRVANGNLADGPPSTIEFRNGNGNGYHHETILPDPAPAPIRPDAPTRIFFFIEDLFFLAKIQETARKLGVKVGFLKADKDIVARLSGVPEDEKPSLIVFDLNNAGAKPLTLIPKIKAKLKRGTSVIGFLSHLQGDLKVKATEAGCDMVMPRSAFSQNLPNLLRRHGLEEELEAAEA; the protein is encoded by the coding sequence ATGACAACAGAACAAGACCAGCCCCAGGCGGCCTCAGGGCCGCAGCAAGAGGGGCAAGCGCCGCAGGGACCGTCCCAGGGACATCGTCGCCGCAGACGCAGACGTAAGGCCCAGAGTGGTAGCAATGCCATCAAGGGTCAACCTTCCCCGCAGCCCAATGGGCAAGCGACCGCGCCAGCCAATGGCCAGTCAAATGGCCAGGGAGCCCCCACCCAGAAGCAGAAATCCTCAAACCAGGGCCGCTTTAGCGGCAAGAACAACAATGGTGGCGGAAATAACGGCGGCAATGGTCAGGGCAGCGGTTCGCGGCGCAAGAGCAAGCCCCGGCGTCAGCAGGTTTTCGTAGGCCCCATGGATCACAGCTACCGGGTCGCGAACGGCAATCTGGCCGACGGTCCCCCCTCAACTATCGAATTTCGCAATGGGAACGGTAACGGCTATCACCACGAGACAATCCTTCCCGATCCGGCGCCAGCGCCCATCCGGCCCGACGCTCCGACGCGGATTTTCTTCTTCATTGAAGACCTTTTCTTCCTGGCAAAGATTCAGGAAACCGCCCGCAAACTGGGCGTCAAGGTAGGATTTCTTAAGGCGGACAAGGATATAGTCGCCCGCCTCAGCGGCGTTCCCGAGGATGAAAAGCCATCCCTGATCGTCTTCGACTTGAACAACGCGGGAGCAAAACCTCTGACCCTGATTCCCAAAATCAAGGCCAAGTTGAAGCGTGGAACTTCGGTGATCGGTTTCCTGTCACATCTGCAGGGCGACCTCAAAGTCAAAGCGACAGAAGCAGGCTGCGATATGGTCATGCCCCGCTCGGCGTTTTCCCAGAATCTTCCGAATCTGCTCCGCCGTCACGGTCTAGAAGAAGAATTAGAAGCCGCCGAGGCTTAG
- a CDS encoding DNA-formamidopyrimidine glycosylase: MPELPEVETVANGVNDRVRGQRIESVWLSSKPQTFKTPAAEMEQDLAGCRIIQVRRVGKHIVFDLENGDARSGVLLQWIVHLGMTGRLLVCSPEVPLPAHTHAVLGLSSGRELRFVDPRRFGRLAIFRMENESVEPSHQSTAQGFQGPGQEPLSIALADFQKLFRGRHLPIKSALLNQKLLHGVGNIYADESLFRAGIRPKRIAGRLRKAELERLHVSIQTVLREAIKLGGSSVSDYVDADGVRGFFQLQHRVYMRTGQPCLVCGTPIRKIVLGGRSTHYCPHCQR; this comes from the coding sequence ATGCCGGAACTGCCCGAAGTAGAAACCGTCGCCAATGGCGTGAACGACCGAGTCCGCGGTCAGCGGATTGAGTCGGTCTGGTTGAGTTCAAAACCGCAAACCTTCAAGACGCCCGCTGCTGAGATGGAGCAGGACCTTGCCGGCTGCCGGATTATTCAGGTGCGACGGGTGGGCAAACACATCGTCTTTGACCTGGAAAACGGCGATGCCAGAAGCGGCGTCCTGCTGCAGTGGATCGTGCACCTCGGTATGACTGGACGGCTGCTGGTCTGCTCGCCGGAGGTTCCACTTCCCGCTCACACCCATGCTGTGTTGGGTCTGTCGTCGGGCCGGGAGTTACGCTTCGTCGATCCGCGTCGATTTGGCCGATTGGCCATCTTCCGGATGGAAAACGAGTCGGTCGAACCCTCGCATCAGAGTACCGCGCAAGGCTTCCAGGGTCCCGGTCAGGAGCCGCTGAGCATCGCGCTAGCCGACTTCCAGAAGCTATTTCGGGGCCGCCATCTGCCAATTAAATCCGCACTCCTGAACCAGAAGCTGCTCCATGGCGTGGGCAACATCTATGCCGACGAAAGTCTATTCCGTGCAGGAATTCGGCCGAAACGGATCGCTGGCCGACTTCGTAAGGCCGAGTTGGAGCGACTACACGTCAGTATTCAAACGGTTCTGCGCGAAGCGATTAAGCTCGGCGGTTCCTCAGTTTCGGACTATGTCGACGCGGACGGGGTGCGTGGTTTCTTCCAACTGCAGCACCGCGTCTACATGAGAACGGGGCAACCTTGCCTGGTGTGCGGCACTCCGATTCGCAAAATAGTGCTGGGAGGAAGAAGTACTCATTATTGCCCCCATTGCCAAAGGTGA
- a CDS encoding protein kinase domain-containing protein → MNFWNDYEGKTIAGSYPLERLLYPEGRSGLFATSNGTGTPSVLRLTETLNDQEEILEQWQTVRDLKHPNLIAIRSFGATEVDDIPLIYAVMESPDINLGEVLRDRAMNTEETMQIATSLISALQALHRRGIVHGHLEPANVFAVGETVKLRSDCVRKPFDNAETLQLQSQDVKDLAMVLLQALTRERRVERLASIGSIPSSLNDAIRKGLSGDWGLDEVAAALGTSPIRTPRAVVAPPVDLPKVLPETAKEAPPVAKKPVETKPAETKPYVAKPYAEARPRVETKPRVEKDQNTLPFGGSTQKWPKELGAYAAIAVVLIMATIAWYFFHPLTPEARAIAYSKPQPSTAPAATGKPLITAPAAGVSAPPPAPVSVSAASPSADPPSSPITDTASRDAWRVVAYTYNRESQARKKVERIDRRHASLKPDVFSPTGHAPFLVTLGGPMTREQAEALKQHARSAGFPRDTYVQNYVAK, encoded by the coding sequence ATGAATTTCTGGAATGACTATGAAGGCAAAACGATAGCAGGAAGCTATCCGCTAGAGAGGCTTCTCTATCCAGAAGGCCGAAGCGGCCTTTTCGCGACCTCGAATGGTACTGGAACCCCTTCCGTTCTTCGCCTCACTGAGACCTTGAACGATCAGGAGGAGATCCTCGAGCAATGGCAGACAGTCAGGGATTTGAAGCACCCGAACCTGATCGCAATCAGGAGCTTCGGGGCGACCGAGGTCGATGACATCCCGCTGATCTATGCAGTCATGGAGTCGCCGGATATCAACCTCGGCGAGGTGTTGCGCGATCGCGCCATGAATACCGAAGAGACCATGCAGATCGCCACCAGCCTGATTTCGGCGTTACAGGCGCTCCATCGAAGGGGCATCGTCCATGGACACTTGGAACCGGCGAATGTGTTTGCTGTAGGAGAAACAGTCAAACTTCGAAGCGATTGTGTCCGGAAGCCCTTTGACAATGCAGAGACCCTGCAACTCCAATCGCAGGATGTGAAAGACCTGGCAATGGTGTTGCTTCAGGCGCTGACCCGGGAGCGCAGAGTGGAGAGGCTGGCCTCGATTGGGTCGATACCATCCTCTCTGAATGACGCAATCCGGAAGGGACTTAGCGGCGATTGGGGGCTGGATGAAGTGGCTGCAGCATTGGGAACCTCTCCAATTCGAACTCCTAGAGCGGTCGTAGCGCCACCAGTCGATCTTCCGAAAGTTCTCCCCGAAACCGCGAAAGAGGCGCCGCCGGTCGCGAAGAAGCCTGTTGAAACCAAACCTGCTGAGACGAAGCCTTATGTCGCTAAGCCTTATGCCGAGGCCAGGCCTCGCGTAGAGACAAAGCCGCGGGTGGAAAAAGACCAGAACACATTGCCGTTCGGTGGTTCAACACAGAAGTGGCCGAAAGAGTTAGGCGCGTATGCAGCTATAGCGGTCGTATTAATTATGGCTACGATCGCGTGGTATTTCTTTCATCCGCTTACCCCGGAAGCACGAGCGATCGCGTACTCAAAGCCGCAGCCGAGCACTGCGCCAGCTGCAACGGGCAAACCGCTGATAACGGCCCCGGCTGCTGGCGTATCGGCGCCGCCTCCGGCGCCGGTAAGCGTGTCCGCGGCCTCGCCAAGCGCCGACCCACCGTCTTCCCCAATCACCGATACGGCGAGTCGAGACGCATGGAGGGTTGTGGCCTACACCTACAACCGGGAGAGTCAAGCCCGGAAGAAGGTGGAGCGGATCGATCGTCGGCATGCCTCGCTGAAGCCGGATGTGTTCTCACCGACCGGCCATGCTCCTTTTCTGGTCACCCTCGGAGGTCCGATGACCCGCGAGCAGGCGGAAGCCCTCAAGCAACACGCCCGTTCAGCAGGCTTTCCACGTGATACCTACGTGCAGAACTACGTTGCCAAATGA
- a CDS encoding adenylosuccinate synthase: MRAKTAVVVGAQWGDEGKGKIVDVLSERFSVVARYAGGHNAGHTVIIGGQKFILQLVPCGVLRPNCRGVIGNGVVLDPAAFLKEIGKLRELGIDVDRQLFISNRAQVILPYHRMIELAAESAPGRQKIGTTSRGIGPAYEDKMARSGLRVVDLLNSSLLRTHIHNACHEKNAIAHALFGTDPLDPAKMYEEYARLAGQIAPFVTDTEVLLNAAIREGQSVMFEGAQGTLLDIDHGTYPFVTSSSATAGGAVTGTGVGPTKIGTVIGVTKAYVTRVGEGPFPTEIHDEAGDSLRARGHEYGAVTGRPRRCGWLDLPLLRYSNQVNGSEWLVVTKLDVLDELAEIPVCTGYKIGGKLIDSIPADVRGLESIEPVYRTLPGWRQPTEGITDFDRLPVAAKEYLRFLESESGARIGMVSTGPDRDQTLTLPEFFAAFEELHAAVTS, from the coding sequence ATGCGAGCTAAAACAGCAGTGGTAGTCGGCGCTCAATGGGGCGACGAAGGTAAGGGAAAGATCGTCGACGTGCTCTCGGAGCGCTTTTCCGTTGTTGCCCGGTATGCGGGCGGCCACAACGCTGGACACACGGTCATCATTGGCGGGCAGAAATTTATCTTGCAGTTGGTGCCCTGCGGCGTGCTGCGCCCCAACTGCCGTGGCGTCATCGGCAACGGCGTTGTTCTGGATCCGGCGGCTTTCCTCAAGGAGATTGGCAAGCTGCGCGAGCTCGGGATTGACGTTGACCGGCAACTGTTCATCTCAAATCGCGCTCAGGTGATTCTGCCATACCACCGCATGATCGAACTCGCGGCGGAAAGCGCTCCAGGACGTCAAAAGATCGGCACCACCAGCCGGGGAATCGGACCGGCATATGAGGACAAGATGGCGCGCAGTGGCCTGCGCGTCGTGGACCTGCTGAATTCCTCGCTGCTCCGGACTCATATTCACAATGCCTGTCACGAGAAGAATGCCATCGCTCATGCGCTTTTTGGCACCGACCCTCTTGATCCGGCAAAAATGTACGAGGAGTATGCCCGCCTGGCCGGGCAGATCGCTCCGTTTGTCACGGACACGGAAGTGCTGCTCAATGCGGCCATTCGTGAAGGCCAAAGCGTCATGTTTGAGGGCGCGCAAGGAACCCTGCTCGACATCGATCATGGAACCTATCCTTTCGTCACCTCATCCTCCGCGACCGCCGGCGGCGCGGTGACCGGCACCGGAGTCGGCCCTACCAAGATCGGCACGGTAATCGGCGTGACCAAGGCCTATGTCACCCGCGTGGGGGAAGGCCCGTTCCCGACCGAGATCCACGACGAGGCTGGTGATTCCTTGCGGGCGCGCGGCCATGAATATGGCGCCGTCACTGGCCGCCCTCGACGCTGCGGCTGGCTCGATCTTCCTTTGCTACGCTACTCAAATCAAGTGAATGGAAGCGAGTGGCTGGTGGTGACGAAGCTCGACGTTTTGGATGAACTTGCGGAAATTCCGGTCTGCACTGGCTACAAGATCGGCGGCAAGCTCATTGATTCCATTCCTGCTGATGTCCGCGGCCTGGAGTCCATTGAGCCGGTCTATCGGACTCTGCCCGGCTGGCGTCAACCGACAGAAGGCATCACAGATTTCGATCGGCTGCCCGTGGCCGCCAAGGAATACCTTCGCTTTCTCGAGAGTGAATCCGGAGCAAGGATCGGGATGGTCTCTACTGGGCCCGATCGCGACCAGACGCTTACTTTACCCGAGTTCTTTGCGGCGTTTGAAGAGCTCCATGCGGCGGTGACAAGCTGA
- a CDS encoding histidine triad nucleotide-binding protein, protein MTDCLFCKIVNGTIPARKVFEDEQAIAFHDINPQAPVHVLIAPREHFSSLTHMGALAAHKDLLGHLVQVAIQIAATEKLTHGYRAVINTGPDGGQTVDHLHLHLLGGRAMGWPPG, encoded by the coding sequence TTGACGGATTGTCTATTCTGCAAAATCGTGAACGGCACAATTCCTGCTAGAAAAGTCTTTGAGGATGAGCAGGCGATCGCCTTTCACGACATCAATCCTCAAGCGCCGGTGCACGTCCTCATCGCGCCGCGAGAACACTTTTCTTCCCTCACGCATATGGGCGCGTTAGCAGCACACAAGGACCTGCTTGGTCATCTAGTTCAGGTCGCTATCCAGATAGCCGCAACGGAGAAACTCACGCACGGTTACCGGGCAGTGATTAATACTGGCCCCGATGGGGGACAGACGGTAGACCATCTGCACCTGCATCTGCTCGGAGGGCGCGCCATGGGATGGCCGCCAGGTTGA
- a CDS encoding FkbM family methyltransferase, translated as MTAASRYSPKEAIKLLRQVAELLSRRRVFRRRFPAKYGSAQLYVTPECGLRYLRGNLESVDPMLLDLAAELVQPGAVVWDVGANLGLFSFAAAGLAGVDGQIFALEPDTYLVGLLRRSARLKNAHAAPVNVIPCAVADTMSLATFHIVQRARAANYLAGHGASQTGGVRETQRVLTITLDWLATQIPTPDVIKIDVEGADLRVLYGAEELLRAKKPDLVCEVYEAIADDFTAFLSDLGYTLFDGNVPRETRRPISRAVYSTLAISKHKASLHRKSI; from the coding sequence ATGACGGCTGCATCTCGATATTCGCCAAAGGAGGCCATCAAGCTGCTACGCCAGGTTGCGGAACTCCTATCCAGGCGGAGGGTCTTTCGTCGCCGGTTTCCTGCGAAATACGGCAGCGCTCAGCTTTACGTCACCCCCGAATGCGGACTCCGCTATCTTCGAGGGAATCTGGAATCGGTCGATCCCATGCTCCTGGATCTCGCTGCAGAGCTGGTTCAGCCGGGCGCTGTCGTGTGGGATGTCGGCGCGAACCTTGGACTCTTCTCCTTTGCTGCAGCCGGGCTCGCGGGCGTCGATGGCCAGATCTTCGCGCTTGAACCGGACACCTACCTGGTAGGCCTGTTGCGACGTTCGGCACGCTTGAAGAACGCTCATGCTGCGCCGGTAAACGTCATCCCCTGCGCGGTTGCGGATACGATGTCACTGGCTACCTTCCACATCGTGCAGCGGGCGCGGGCAGCCAACTACCTGGCCGGTCACGGAGCCTCCCAAACCGGTGGAGTTCGAGAAACTCAGCGGGTCCTGACCATTACTCTTGATTGGCTCGCCACCCAGATCCCCACACCGGACGTGATCAAAATCGACGTCGAAGGGGCCGACCTTCGCGTCCTCTACGGAGCGGAGGAGTTGTTGCGAGCGAAGAAACCAGACCTTGTCTGCGAAGTGTACGAGGCGATCGCCGACGATTTCACTGCCTTTTTGTCGGATCTTGGTTATACGCTTTTCGATGGGAACGTACCCCGGGAGACGAGGCGACCGATCAGCCGCGCCGTCTATTCCACCCTGGCGATCTCGAAGCACAAGGCGTCACTGCATCGCAAATCGATCTGA
- the folP gene encoding dihydropteroate synthase, translating into MAFTRRATSSWELRTRRLSLGVQTTVMGILNITPDSFSGDGLAGDQEKAVERGLTMLNAGAGILDVGGESTRPGKHEALSAEQEIDRVLPVIQALLEARPDALISIDTYKAKTARVAVAAGAQIVNDVSGFLWDSEMAETCADLQCGVVLMHTRGRPDEWKTLPRLSAEDVAPMVKADLSCRLQAAMTAGVRSERIVLDPGIGFGKAYESNYALLARLDELRELGKPLLCGVSRKSFLGRTLAALYGRVDAAVIDRSNATLAAVTASVLAGADLVRVHEVPAAVEAAAIADAILAASRSE; encoded by the coding sequence ATGGCATTCACTCGGCGAGCTACATCGTCCTGGGAACTACGCACCCGCAGGCTTTCGCTGGGCGTGCAAACCACGGTCATGGGAATTCTGAATATCACCCCCGACTCGTTCTCCGGAGACGGCTTGGCCGGCGACCAAGAGAAAGCGGTTGAACGCGGGCTGACGATGTTGAACGCAGGCGCCGGCATCCTCGACGTCGGCGGCGAGTCGACCCGCCCGGGCAAGCACGAGGCGCTTTCCGCAGAGCAGGAGATCGATCGCGTCCTGCCCGTCATCCAAGCCTTGCTTGAAGCACGTCCCGACGCACTGATCTCGATCGACACCTACAAGGCAAAGACCGCCCGGGTTGCGGTCGCAGCAGGAGCGCAGATCGTGAACGATGTCAGCGGCTTCCTCTGGGATAGTGAGATGGCCGAGACCTGCGCCGACCTGCAGTGCGGTGTGGTCCTGATGCATACACGCGGCCGGCCAGACGAATGGAAGACGCTGCCCCGGCTGAGCGCCGAGGATGTCGCGCCTATGGTGAAAGCGGATTTGTCCTGTCGGCTCCAAGCCGCAATGACCGCGGGGGTTCGAAGCGAACGGATCGTCCTCGATCCCGGAATCGGCTTCGGCAAAGCTTATGAGAGCAACTACGCGCTACTCGCGCGTCTGGATGAACTGCGGGAATTGGGAAAGCCGCTACTCTGCGGGGTTTCGCGCAAATCCTTTCTAGGCAGAACTCTCGCGGCCCTCTATGGCAGGGTCGATGCAGCGGTCATCGATCGGAGCAACGCGACGCTCGCCGCGGTCACGGCATCGGTCCTGGCGGGAGCTGACCTCGTTCGGGTGCACGAAGTACCGGCGGCCGTCGAGGCGGCGGCAATCGCGGACGCCATACTTGCTGCCTCTCGTTCTGAATAG
- the lpxC gene encoding UDP-3-O-acyl-N-acetylglucosamine deacetylase produces MSDAAHLEHTLAAPIEFTGIGLHSGAPVHMRLLPATAGSGIIFRRTDLDNFEIGATGRNVAKVSYATSLMRKGVLISTTEHLLSALIGMGIDNVIIELDNLELPILDGSALPYVEALRQAGIKIQRRRREYLRILKPVEVRENDKFIAVYPGEGYSISYDIDFPRPIGRSGFELDLTQGAYGSQIAPARTFGFREDEQRLRDMGLIRGVCEQNAIVLSSDGIQNGPLRFGDEFVRHKVLDLIGDLALAGHHILGRVVAERAGHAMHTTLVSRLLRDRSAWELITVAPQRRPVYPAVAASLATA; encoded by the coding sequence TTGAGCGACGCTGCCCACCTGGAACACACCCTCGCCGCGCCAATAGAATTTACAGGAATCGGTCTTCATAGCGGCGCCCCTGTACACATGCGGTTACTCCCGGCCACGGCCGGCTCGGGAATCATCTTCCGGCGCACCGATCTCGATAACTTTGAAATCGGGGCAACCGGCCGCAATGTCGCGAAGGTCAGTTACGCCACCAGTCTGATGCGCAAAGGGGTCCTTATATCCACCACTGAGCATCTTCTGTCGGCGCTGATTGGTATGGGCATCGATAACGTTATTATCGAACTCGATAACCTGGAACTTCCTATTTTGGATGGCAGCGCTCTGCCCTATGTCGAGGCGTTGCGCCAAGCTGGCATTAAGATCCAACGCCGCCGACGTGAATACCTGCGCATCCTGAAGCCGGTAGAAGTTCGCGAGAACGACAAGTTCATCGCTGTTTATCCCGGGGAAGGTTACAGCATCTCGTATGACATTGATTTTCCCCGGCCCATTGGTAGATCGGGATTTGAGCTAGATCTGACCCAGGGCGCCTATGGGAGTCAGATCGCCCCGGCGCGAACATTCGGCTTCCGCGAAGATGAACAGAGACTTCGCGATATGGGATTGATCCGCGGCGTCTGTGAACAGAATGCGATCGTACTGAGCAGCGATGGCATACAAAATGGCCCACTTCGCTTCGGCGATGAGTTCGTTCGCCATAAGGTCCTTGACCTGATAGGAGATTTGGCGCTGGCGGGCCATCACATTCTGGGCCGCGTGGTCGCCGAACGTGCCGGGCACGCGATGCACACTACTCTCGTCTCGCGTTTGTTACGCGACCGCAGCGCCTGGGAGTTGATCACCGTTGCTCCGCAACGGCGACCCGTATACCCTGCTGTTGCCGCCTCCCTGGCTACAGCGTAA
- a CDS encoding putative quinol monooxygenase encodes MVTFTVRMRFSHDDRDKVAEILRNLAHASRQEPGCVAYVPHQVDGDAETILIYEQYRDQAAVDAHRATPHFQQYAVGGLYQLMKDRAIETLDALV; translated from the coding sequence ATGGTGACCTTTACAGTTCGCATGCGTTTCTCTCATGATGATCGCGACAAAGTCGCCGAGATTCTTCGCAACCTCGCACACGCCTCCCGGCAGGAACCTGGCTGCGTAGCCTATGTCCCTCATCAGGTGGATGGCGACGCAGAGACCATCCTGATCTATGAGCAATACCGGGACCAGGCAGCTGTCGATGCTCACCGGGCGACTCCTCACTTCCAGCAATATGCGGTTGGGGGCCTTTATCAGCTCATGAAAGATCGAGCGATCGAGACGCTTGACGCGCTCGTTTGA